One genomic window of Halobellus limi includes the following:
- a CDS encoding TAXI family TRAP transporter solute-binding subunit produces MANDTRGNGSSSSARRRGFLKKAGLLGTVGLAGCMGGGDGGGSGDSSGDGGDNGGDSGGDSGGDGGGEETTSGGGGGGEETLVMGTASEVSANFAMMSGLGGVVNENTDEVYLDVRPSASMAANIGRMARDEIDIGLIESTTAHDVNVGNEPFGDVAVDLRQIVHGSTSDWFLFAEDDQYSTIDDIGPDTYVAPGPSGSRVTDMVRRVLELAGVEYQERTTGYGDMGAAVAEGRIDVGLGAFTNVQVGTVTPGWVQEIKGTVDARLLGLPAELQSGINEEGWGNSFEFEVDPEGWAHVPDTPRSMSQVTWLYGTAETSTDAVYNVLEAMYENRDSMGDYHELLSFYTNDDHWTREPHPGFSLHQGTQDFLDEYGLN; encoded by the coding sequence ATGGCAAACGATACCAGAGGCAACGGTAGCTCTAGCAGCGCACGTCGTCGCGGCTTCCTGAAGAAGGCCGGACTCCTCGGAACGGTCGGTCTCGCAGGGTGTATGGGCGGCGGAGACGGCGGGGGTAGCGGTGACTCCTCCGGCGACGGCGGTGACAACGGCGGCGACTCCGGCGGCGATTCGGGCGGCGACGGCGGCGGCGAAGAGACGACCTCCGGCGGCGGGGGAGGCGGCGAGGAGACGCTGGTTATGGGTACGGCCTCGGAGGTCAGCGCGAACTTCGCGATGATGTCCGGACTCGGCGGCGTCGTGAACGAGAACACCGACGAGGTGTACCTGGACGTCCGTCCGAGCGCCTCGATGGCCGCGAACATCGGCCGAATGGCCAGAGACGAGATCGACATCGGACTGATCGAGAGCACGACGGCACACGACGTGAACGTGGGCAACGAGCCCTTCGGCGACGTCGCCGTCGACCTCCGACAGATCGTCCACGGCTCCACCTCGGACTGGTTCCTCTTCGCGGAGGACGACCAGTACTCGACCATCGACGACATCGGGCCGGACACCTACGTCGCGCCCGGTCCGTCCGGATCGCGCGTGACGGACATGGTCCGGCGGGTCCTCGAACTCGCGGGCGTCGAGTACCAGGAGCGGACGACCGGGTACGGCGATATGGGCGCGGCGGTCGCCGAAGGGCGCATCGACGTCGGTCTCGGCGCGTTCACGAACGTCCAAGTCGGAACCGTCACGCCGGGGTGGGTCCAGGAGATCAAGGGGACGGTCGACGCCCGACTGCTCGGTCTCCCCGCGGAACTCCAGAGCGGGATAAACGAGGAGGGCTGGGGGAACTCCTTCGAGTTCGAGGTCGACCCCGAGGGCTGGGCGCACGTTCCCGACACCCCCCGTTCGATGTCGCAGGTGACGTGGCTCTACGGGACCGCGGAGACGTCGACGGACGCGGTCTACAACGTGCTCGAGGCGATGTACGAGAACCGGGATTCGATGGGCGACTACCACGAGCTGCTCTCGTTCTACACGAACGACGACCACTGGACGCGTGAACCCCACCCGGGCTTTTCCCTCCACCAGGGGACCCAGGACTTCCTCGACGAGTACGGCCTGAACTAG
- a CDS encoding class I adenylate-forming enzyme family protein — protein MQVPSRVELPAVRELSSIAAENNPDRVAYGNGVSGREITWAEFDAESNRAANALRSHVRQGDRIAYLTEASVEQTILWNAGLKAGCIVSNLHIRDSPERVRTCLDALRPRVLVVDEERSAFVEEHVYDEASTAIDAVVTTGEPQTAYERSMDSFVGGQPAVEPDVNVDPDDIAVVMWTSGTTGEPKGWSHTNRGLVHRAMKLAHKKGTTRLTRVSNFFTPSFAAWYSTTLPTMLANGASYYVKQWSPEAYVELVEEREITSSNLVPTMWREVLRLDDLDDYDLSSLVTVESGGETLNTTTLEGLQEHVSPSVSQSYAATEVCGTYIDADEMRGERIDSVGKPLLGVQVRVVEHGGSPEDVLEPGEVGEIIVKSSDAAVWVWGDTEKTRESFEDGWWYSGDLGYKDEEGYLFIEGRDDDMILSKGIKVFPAPVEERLNEHPDVVESAVFGVEDDEYGERVTAAVQTTAGGLDAEDLDEWCLESEKLSRFERPREYHFYAETLPRTASDKLDRAAIKERSIDER, from the coding sequence ATGCAGGTACCATCCAGAGTGGAGTTGCCCGCGGTCCGGGAGCTATCGAGCATCGCCGCCGAGAACAATCCCGACCGGGTCGCCTACGGGAACGGCGTTTCGGGTCGCGAGATAACGTGGGCGGAGTTCGACGCCGAGAGCAACCGCGCGGCGAACGCCCTCAGATCGCACGTGAGACAGGGCGACCGGATCGCGTACCTCACCGAGGCGAGCGTCGAGCAGACGATACTCTGGAACGCCGGACTGAAAGCGGGCTGTATCGTCTCGAACCTCCACATTCGCGACTCGCCGGAGCGGGTCAGGACCTGCCTGGACGCGCTCCGACCCCGCGTGCTCGTCGTCGACGAGGAGCGCTCTGCGTTCGTCGAGGAGCACGTTTACGACGAGGCCTCGACCGCGATCGACGCGGTCGTCACGACGGGCGAACCGCAGACGGCGTACGAGCGGTCGATGGACTCGTTCGTCGGCGGGCAACCGGCGGTCGAACCGGACGTGAACGTCGATCCCGACGACATCGCCGTGGTGATGTGGACGTCGGGCACGACGGGGGAACCGAAGGGGTGGTCACACACCAACCGCGGGCTGGTCCACCGGGCGATGAAGCTCGCGCACAAGAAGGGGACCACGCGGCTGACCCGCGTGTCGAACTTCTTCACCCCCTCCTTCGCCGCGTGGTACTCGACGACGCTGCCGACGATGCTCGCGAACGGGGCCTCCTACTACGTCAAGCAGTGGAGTCCGGAGGCGTACGTCGAACTCGTCGAGGAGCGGGAGATCACCAGTTCGAACCTGGTTCCGACGATGTGGCGCGAGGTGCTCCGGCTCGACGACCTCGACGACTACGACCTGAGCAGCCTCGTGACGGTCGAATCAGGCGGGGAGACGCTGAACACGACGACGCTCGAAGGGCTGCAGGAGCACGTGTCGCCGTCGGTGTCGCAGTCCTACGCCGCGACCGAGGTCTGCGGGACGTACATCGACGCCGACGAGATGCGCGGCGAGCGTATCGACAGCGTCGGAAAGCCGCTGCTCGGCGTGCAGGTCCGCGTGGTCGAACACGGCGGGTCGCCCGAGGACGTACTGGAACCGGGCGAGGTCGGCGAGATCATCGTCAAGTCCAGCGACGCCGCCGTCTGGGTCTGGGGCGACACCGAAAAGACACGGGAGTCCTTCGAGGACGGCTGGTGGTACTCCGGCGACCTCGGGTACAAGGACGAGGAGGGCTACCTCTTCATCGAGGGCCGCGACGACGACATGATCCTCTCGAAGGGGATCAAGGTCTTCCCCGCGCCGGTCGAGGAACGACTGAACGAGCACCCCGACGTCGTCGAGTCCGCGGTGTTCGGCGTGGAGGACGACGAGTACGGCGAACGGGTGACCGCGGCCGTCCAGACGACGGCCGGGGGCCTCGACGCAGAGGACCTCGACGAGTGGTGTCTGGAGAGCGAGAAGCTCTCGCGGTTCGAGCGCCCGCGGGAGTATCACTTCTACGCGGAGACGCTCCCGCGGACGGCCAGCGACAAACTGGACCGCGCGGCGATCAAGGAGCGCTCGATCGACGAGCGTTAG